One region of gamma proteobacterium HIMB55 genomic DNA includes:
- a CDS encoding NADH:ubiquinone oxidoreductase, Na(+)-translocating, D subunit (PFAM: Rnf-Nqr subunit, membrane protein~TIGRFAM: NADH:ubiquinone oxidoreductase, Na(+)-translocating, D subunit): protein MNIRETLFSPIIQNNPIALQILGICSALAVTSSLEVSVVMSIALTAVTACSSFFISMIRNFIPSSIRIIVQMTIIASLVIVVDQILKAVAYDISKQLSVFVGLIITNCIVMGRAEAFAMKNPPLPSFLDGLGNGLGYSFVLLVVGFVRELFGAGKLFGVEILPLVTEGGWYNPNGLLLLPPSAFFLIGFLIWAIRAIQTDQVEEPEFKIAKHTSTEEAA from the coding sequence ATGAATATTCGCGAGACACTCTTTTCTCCAATCATCCAGAACAACCCCATTGCTCTGCAGATTCTCGGCATCTGCTCAGCGCTGGCGGTTACTTCATCGCTTGAGGTGAGTGTGGTGATGTCGATTGCGTTGACAGCGGTTACGGCCTGTTCATCGTTCTTCATCTCAATGATCCGTAATTTCATCCCATCGAGCATACGTATCATCGTTCAGATGACCATTATTGCCTCGCTGGTGATCGTGGTGGACCAGATCTTGAAGGCGGTGGCCTACGACATCTCTAAGCAACTCTCGGTATTTGTGGGTTTGATCATCACGAACTGCATTGTGATGGGTCGTGCAGAAGCGTTTGCCATGAAGAACCCGCCGCTACCAAGCTTTCTAGACGGGCTCGGTAACGGACTGGGGTACTCATTTGTGCTTCTCGTCGTTGGTTTTGTTCGAGAACTGTTCGGTGCAGGCAAGCTATTTGGGGTGGAGATTCTTCCACTGGTTACCGAAGGTGGTTGGTATAACCCCAATGGATTGCTACTTCTTCCGCCCAGTGCGTTCTTCTTGATCGGTTTCTTAATTTGGGCCATCCGCGCTATACAAACGGATCAGGTTGAAGAGCCAGAATTCAAAATTGCGAAACACACATCGACTGAGGAGGCTGCGTAA
- a CDS encoding NADH:ubiquinone oxidoreductase, Na(+)-translocating, E subunit (PFAM: Rnf-Nqr subunit, membrane protein~TIGRFAM: NADH:ubiquinone oxidoreductase, Na(+)-translocating, E subunit), producing the protein MEHYLSLFVRAVFIENMALAFFLGMCTFLAVSKKISAAFGLGVAVVVVLTITVPVNNLIYQNWLADGALAWAGYPDLDLSFLGLLSYIGVIAALVQILEMFLDKYVPALYAALGVFLPLITVNCAILGASLFMVERSYDFGESVVFGFGSGVGWALAIVALAGIREKLKYSDVPDGLQGLGITFITVGLMSLGFMSFGGIDI; encoded by the coding sequence ATGGAACATTATTTGAGCCTTTTTGTTCGTGCCGTCTTCATTGAGAACATGGCGCTTGCCTTCTTCCTGGGCATGTGCACATTTCTCGCGGTTTCCAAGAAAATTTCCGCGGCCTTTGGTTTAGGCGTTGCGGTTGTTGTGGTGCTTACCATCACGGTGCCTGTTAATAACCTGATTTATCAGAATTGGTTAGCGGATGGCGCGCTTGCTTGGGCAGGATACCCAGATCTTGACTTGAGCTTCCTTGGTCTGCTGTCGTACATCGGCGTGATTGCGGCGCTGGTGCAAATCTTGGAAATGTTCTTGGATAAATATGTGCCCGCTCTGTACGCAGCGTTGGGTGTGTTTTTGCCGCTGATCACAGTGAACTGCGCCATTTTGGGTGCGTCACTCTTTATGGTAGAGCGCAGCTACGACTTCGGTGAGAGTGTGGTGTTTGGCTTCGGTTCTGGTGTGGGCTGGGCGTTGGCTATCGTTGCACTTGCAGGGATCCGGGAAAAGCTGAAGTACAGCGATGTTCCTGATGGGTTGCAGGGGCTGGGCATAACCTTTATCACTGTGGGACTGATGTCTCTGGGCTTTATGTCGTTCGGCGGCATCGATATCTAA
- a CDS encoding NADH:ubiquinone oxidoreductase, Na(+)-translocating, F subunit (PFAM: 2Fe-2S iron-sulfur cluster binding domain; Oxidoreductase FAD-binding domain; Oxidoreductase NAD-binding domain~TIGRFAM: NADH:ubiquinone oxidoreductase, Na(+)-translocating, F subunit), with translation MFTTIFFGVGMFTAVVVALVMVILAARSKLVASGNINIEINGEKTIQVPAGGKLLQTLADADLFLASACGGGGTCAQCKCVVAEGGGSLLPTEATHFTRREANDGWRLSCQTPVKQDMKIEIPEEVFGVKQWECTVESNDNVATFIKELVLKLPEGESVDFRAGGYVQLECPPHAVKFSDFDIGEEYRGDWEHFGFFKLESASPETTIRAYSMANYPEEKGVVKFNIRVATPPPRTEGLPPGIMSSWVFNLKAGDKVNVYGPFGEFFAKETDAEMVFIGGGAGMAPMRSHIFDQLRRINTDRKISFWYGARSLREMFYVEDYDTLAAENDNFDWHVALSDPQPEDNWDGLTGFIHNVLFEQYLKDHPAPEDCEYYMCGPPMMNKACIDMLLDLGVERENIFLDDFGG, from the coding sequence GTGTTTACAACTATTTTCTTTGGCGTTGGCATGTTTACTGCCGTTGTTGTCGCCTTGGTAATGGTCATTCTTGCGGCGCGCAGCAAGCTGGTTGCGAGTGGCAATATCAATATCGAAATTAACGGCGAGAAGACGATTCAAGTACCTGCGGGTGGCAAGCTGCTGCAAACGCTGGCGGATGCCGATCTATTCCTCGCCAGCGCCTGTGGCGGTGGCGGCACCTGCGCTCAGTGTAAGTGTGTTGTCGCCGAGGGCGGCGGTTCGTTGCTTCCCACTGAAGCTACTCACTTTACACGACGAGAAGCCAATGATGGCTGGCGCCTCTCGTGTCAGACCCCGGTTAAGCAAGACATGAAGATCGAGATACCGGAAGAGGTCTTTGGTGTTAAGCAGTGGGAGTGCACCGTTGAATCAAACGATAATGTTGCAACCTTCATCAAAGAGCTCGTACTCAAATTGCCTGAAGGCGAGAGCGTTGACTTCCGTGCAGGCGGTTATGTGCAGTTAGAGTGCCCACCTCACGCGGTTAAGTTCTCTGACTTTGACATTGGCGAAGAGTATCGCGGTGATTGGGAGCATTTTGGCTTCTTCAAGCTCGAGTCTGCGTCTCCTGAGACGACGATTCGTGCTTACTCGATGGCGAACTACCCCGAGGAGAAGGGCGTCGTTAAGTTCAACATCCGGGTAGCTACTCCGCCTCCGCGCACTGAAGGATTGCCGCCAGGGATTATGTCGAGCTGGGTCTTCAACCTTAAGGCTGGCGATAAGGTCAATGTCTACGGTCCATTCGGTGAGTTCTTTGCGAAAGAGACTGACGCTGAGATGGTATTCATCGGTGGTGGTGCGGGTATGGCACCTATGCGTTCTCACATTTTTGATCAGCTTCGGCGGATCAACACCGATCGTAAGATTAGCTTCTGGTACGGTGCGCGCTCGCTACGTGAAATGTTCTATGTTGAGGATTACGACACGCTCGCGGCTGAGAACGACAACTTTGATTGGCACGTTGCGCTCTCCGATCCGCAGCCAGAAGACAACTGGGATGGCTTAACAGGCTTTATCCACAACGTTCTGTTTGAACAGTATCTGAAGGACCATCCGGCGCCTGAGGATTGTGAGTATTACATGTGTGGGCCACCCATGATGAACAAAGCATGTATCGATATGTTGCTTGACCTCGGTGTTGAGCGCGAGAACATCTTCTTGGACGATTTCGGTGGCTAA
- a CDS encoding membrane-associated lipoprotein involved in thiamine biosynthesis (PFAM: ApbE family) has product MLAFLLLVLGCSENSTTQKLSGGVFGTTWNLTYLDAPEGITRDQIETAVVGAFAVVDDSMNNYRADSTISELNALDKMTVFEVDWDFALVFNTAFDIYTATDGAYDPSVSPLVNLWGFGPKEVIRRPSSEAIEALVPIVGLEEFAWDLSTRAFVKKHAKSELDFSSIAKGYAVDLAADELIELGVNNFMLEVGGEIQTRGNSPRGDLWRLAIENPVAGAAGGVYTAISVTDVGIATSGDYRNFFVENGVRYSHLIDPRTSQPIEHDLVSVTVVHPSTMIADAWATALMIVGTEEALRLANIHELGVLLISRDGQQLVSSNNELMSQWLRTSDKEDDTE; this is encoded by the coding sequence GTGCTGGCCTTTTTGCTTCTTGTTTTAGGTTGCAGCGAAAACTCTACGACGCAAAAACTTTCGGGAGGTGTTTTCGGTACCACGTGGAACTTAACCTACCTCGATGCACCTGAGGGTATTACTCGCGACCAGATTGAGACAGCGGTAGTTGGCGCGTTTGCGGTCGTGGACGACAGCATGAACAACTACCGGGCGGATTCGACCATCAGTGAATTGAACGCACTCGATAAAATGACCGTCTTCGAAGTCGATTGGGATTTCGCGCTGGTCTTTAACACCGCGTTCGACATCTACACTGCAACAGACGGTGCTTACGACCCTTCCGTATCGCCGCTCGTCAACTTGTGGGGCTTCGGTCCTAAAGAAGTTATTCGTCGGCCATCAAGCGAGGCAATCGAGGCGTTGGTACCGATCGTTGGCTTGGAGGAATTCGCTTGGGATTTATCCACGCGCGCTTTTGTTAAGAAACACGCTAAATCTGAGCTCGATTTCTCATCTATTGCTAAGGGTTATGCAGTCGATCTCGCCGCTGACGAGCTTATCGAGTTAGGTGTCAATAACTTTATGCTAGAAGTCGGTGGTGAGATTCAAACACGCGGGAATAGTCCGCGCGGTGATCTCTGGCGGTTGGCTATTGAGAACCCCGTGGCGGGGGCTGCCGGAGGTGTCTACACCGCAATTTCGGTTACCGATGTTGGCATTGCGACTTCTGGAGATTATCGAAATTTTTTCGTTGAGAATGGGGTTCGCTATTCGCACCTTATTGATCCCCGCACCTCACAGCCGATTGAGCATGACCTGGTGTCCGTGACGGTCGTACATCCATCAACCATGATTGCAGATGCCTGGGCGACGGCACTCATGATTGTAGGCACAGAAGAGGCATTAAGGTTGGCAAATATCCATGAGCTCGGTGTTCTCTTAATTTCTCGCGACGGACAGCAGCTGGTAAGCTCAAATAACGAACTTATGTCGCAATGGTTGAGGACATCGGATAAAGAGGATGATACCGAATGA
- a CDS encoding hypothetical protein (PFAM: Protein of unknown function (DUF539)), with protein sequence MIFLISFIVFAFILAAMAVGVIAGREPIKGSCGGIGALGIDQSCEICGGDPQRCETETRSPADAMAASAAENGTEARPEKGAVVFDPAEK encoded by the coding sequence ATGATTTTTCTCATTAGTTTTATTGTTTTCGCCTTTATCCTTGCCGCTATGGCAGTGGGTGTTATCGCGGGTAGAGAGCCGATTAAAGGCTCCTGTGGCGGCATTGGTGCTCTCGGTATCGATCAATCTTGCGAGATATGTGGTGGTGACCCACAACGCTGCGAGACAGAGACACGCTCACCCGCTGACGCGATGGCCGCTTCTGCAGCTGAAAACGGTACCGAGGCGCGACCTGAGAAAGGCGCCGTGGTTTTCGATCCCGCTGAGAAGTAA
- a CDS encoding ABC-type transport system, involved in lipoprotein release, permease component (PFAM: Predicted permease~TIGRFAM: lipoprotein releasing system, transmembrane protein, LolC/E family) produces MPIELDIARRLSFSSEQRAFTRWVAILSATGMAVGVASLIVVLSVMNGLAGELTGRLLNAVPHVSISSTGPLDESRALSQTLEGDWSGAQASPFIKRQVMLRSLFFSSGAELTGYAEDHSYSADVTLIDGNLAALSKERFSIALGNSLAQQLGVGVGDQVDAVLPQLSVTPLGPVPRYRRLTVRAVVSVGASPDSTLAWTSYESLQRLARARQPDGVQIRLADPGAAGIIAEQIKERVSKPSHVTTWADTNQSLFAAIRMEKVLVSILLSALIAVAAFSVVSSLTMSVSEKRSDIAALRVMGLTPRSVMISFLIHGLLLAVLGVVVGTFLGLGIAINLEGIMSGIERFFGWTLFDPDVYYIGGLPTKILVTDIIGIISGAVLLSIVAATYPAIRASRVSPVTALEGLHV; encoded by the coding sequence TTGCCGATTGAATTAGACATCGCACGTAGGCTTAGCTTCAGCTCGGAGCAGAGGGCGTTTACCCGCTGGGTAGCCATTTTGTCTGCTACCGGTATGGCGGTTGGTGTTGCAAGTCTTATCGTCGTTCTGTCTGTTATGAACGGACTCGCCGGGGAACTAACCGGCAGACTGCTCAATGCGGTGCCTCACGTTTCCATCTCATCAACGGGCCCATTGGACGAGAGTCGTGCGCTTTCGCAAACCCTGGAGGGTGATTGGTCCGGGGCTCAAGCTTCCCCTTTCATTAAGCGCCAAGTAATGCTTCGATCGCTTTTTTTCTCTTCGGGCGCTGAACTTACAGGATATGCCGAGGACCACTCTTACAGTGCTGATGTGACGCTGATAGACGGCAACTTAGCTGCGTTATCTAAAGAGCGGTTTAGCATTGCACTGGGTAATTCGCTTGCACAACAGCTCGGTGTGGGTGTCGGAGATCAGGTCGATGCAGTACTCCCTCAGCTTTCAGTAACCCCCCTAGGTCCGGTCCCTCGCTACCGCCGGCTAACCGTGCGGGCGGTGGTTTCAGTCGGCGCCTCACCCGATAGCACGCTGGCGTGGACGTCCTACGAGAGCTTGCAGCGATTAGCGCGAGCCAGACAACCAGACGGTGTGCAAATTCGTCTTGCTGATCCAGGCGCTGCAGGGATCATTGCCGAGCAAATAAAGGAGCGAGTATCAAAGCCTTCACATGTGACTACATGGGCAGATACGAATCAGTCGCTGTTTGCTGCGATAAGAATGGAAAAGGTTTTAGTCAGCATCCTGTTGTCAGCACTAATCGCTGTCGCCGCTTTTAGTGTTGTGTCGTCTCTGACGATGTCTGTCTCTGAAAAACGATCAGATATCGCGGCACTCCGGGTAATGGGCCTAACACCAAGGAGTGTAATGATCAGCTTTTTGATACATGGGCTGTTGCTCGCGGTTTTAGGTGTTGTCGTTGGAACCTTTCTGGGACTTGGTATTGCGATAAACCTCGAGGGGATTATGAGTGGTATCGAACGTTTTTTTGGCTGGACCTTGTTTGATCCAGACGTTTACTACATCGGTGGCTTGCCAACAAAGATACTGGTAACGGATATTATCGGAATCATATCGGGTGCAGTTTTACTCAGTATTGTTGCCGCTACCTACCCGGCAATTAGGGCAAGTCGTGTCTCACCGGTTACTGCTTTGGAGGGCTTACACGTATGA
- a CDS encoding ABC-type antimicrobial peptide transport system, ATPase component (PFAM: ABC transporter), whose amino-acid sequence MTLCLSAAHVSKVYGSGDVAVKVLDDLSIDLHAGEKIAIVGGSGAGKSTLLNILGGLDQPTAGCVQVGETDLFSLKEVERSRWRNRHLGFVFQFHHLMPEFSAVEAVAMPARIGGLAKNQALERAQFLLSELGLADRVNHRPGQLSGGERQRVAIARALINRPACVLMDEPTGNLDPATAEQVLNLMHDLSFEETAFVIVTHDPKIAAQMDKQYLLEAGTLCLE is encoded by the coding sequence ATGACTCTTTGTTTGAGCGCAGCGCATGTAAGCAAGGTCTATGGTTCAGGCGATGTGGCGGTTAAGGTGCTGGATGATCTATCGATTGACCTCCATGCCGGTGAAAAGATCGCCATTGTGGGTGGTTCTGGTGCGGGTAAGTCAACGCTGCTCAATATTTTGGGCGGACTCGATCAACCGACTGCGGGTTGTGTTCAGGTTGGTGAAACCGATCTCTTCTCCCTTAAGGAGGTTGAGCGAAGCCGCTGGCGTAATCGTCATCTCGGCTTTGTTTTTCAATTCCACCACCTTATGCCGGAATTCAGCGCTGTTGAGGCTGTGGCGATGCCCGCTAGGATAGGGGGGTTAGCAAAAAATCAGGCGCTAGAGAGGGCGCAGTTTCTGCTATCAGAGCTGGGGCTTGCGGATCGAGTGAATCATCGTCCAGGCCAGTTATCGGGTGGTGAGCGACAACGCGTTGCGATTGCGCGCGCCCTGATTAATCGTCCAGCCTGTGTGTTGATGGATGAGCCAACGGGTAATCTAGATCCGGCAACAGCTGAGCAAGTACTCAATCTTATGCACGACTTGTCGTTCGAGGAGACGGCCTTTGTGATCGTTACCCATGATCCCAAGATTGCTGCCCAAATGGATAAGCAGTATTTACTTGAAGCAGGGACATTGTGTCTCGAGTGA
- a CDS encoding ABC-type transport system, involved in lipoprotein release, permease component (PFAM: Predicted permease~TIGRFAM: lipoprotein releasing system, transmembrane protein, LolC/E family) — protein sequence MSRVIGIWRPRSLHFEMALRQSLGSGSGLSSFLSKLSIAGMVIAVAFLLASLSVMNGFEREMRLRILNLVPHVTIRSYLPESAGKTLPIELGDLSNVQRSYRFSERNALFSAALDSRVGRLIYAGSDALEPLQQHLTPRLEKFAPGEIVLGKNFAEALGVEVGQPLIALISEGGSHRQFLPETVRLAAVLDSGTEIDSVFALTPMTPSAGGGINSESLWALTIADPLEAPVLVQTLRKRLGPQFWVTDWTQTLGNLYQAIQLSRQIVGLMLVALLVVAVFNIVTSLVLVMSDRRPSSAMLRAMGASPSDILTIFTVQGTIIGAGGAFLGAVLGGLLAFAIPGLVSLIETFSGQPLLDTSVYPLAYVPVDLRWSDFLSVSGAALLLSLFACALPAIGSARASISDSLREIR from the coding sequence GTGTCTCGAGTGATAGGCATTTGGAGACCGCGCTCACTTCATTTTGAGATGGCGCTTCGACAATCCTTGGGCAGCGGTTCAGGTCTGTCTTCCTTCTTGTCGAAGCTATCGATAGCGGGAATGGTGATAGCCGTTGCATTTCTGTTGGCCTCGCTCTCGGTTATGAACGGCTTCGAGCGAGAAATGCGACTTCGCATTCTCAATCTAGTACCTCATGTCACTATTCGTAGCTACCTACCCGAGTCAGCTGGTAAAACACTGCCAATCGAGTTGGGTGATTTGTCGAATGTTCAGCGAAGTTATCGCTTTAGCGAGAGAAACGCGCTTTTCTCGGCCGCGTTGGACTCTCGGGTGGGCCGGCTCATCTATGCCGGATCTGACGCGCTTGAGCCCTTACAGCAACACCTAACACCGAGGTTGGAGAAGTTTGCACCGGGAGAGATAGTCCTTGGTAAAAACTTCGCGGAAGCACTAGGTGTAGAAGTCGGCCAGCCGTTGATTGCGCTTATCAGTGAAGGCGGTAGCCATCGCCAGTTTTTACCCGAAACCGTGCGACTGGCTGCGGTTTTGGATTCTGGCACTGAAATCGACAGTGTCTTTGCATTGACCCCTATGACCCCGTCAGCTGGCGGGGGTATCAATAGCGAATCCTTATGGGCTCTTACCATTGCGGATCCGCTGGAGGCGCCAGTATTGGTGCAAACGCTTCGGAAGCGCTTAGGGCCTCAATTCTGGGTTACGGACTGGACACAAACACTCGGCAATTTGTATCAAGCAATACAGCTATCGCGCCAAATTGTGGGGTTAATGTTGGTGGCACTCTTGGTGGTCGCCGTTTTCAATATCGTTACCTCGCTTGTTTTAGTTATGTCCGATCGTCGGCCCAGCTCGGCGATGTTGCGCGCGATGGGGGCATCACCCTCGGACATCCTCACGATATTCACTGTTCAGGGGACAATCATTGGCGCCGGCGGTGCGTTTTTGGGGGCTGTACTGGGTGGGCTCTTGGCATTTGCTATCCCAGGTCTTGTATCTCTCATTGAGACTTTCAGCGGTCAGCCGCTTCTTGATACCAGCGTATATCCATTAGCTTACGTGCCGGTTGATTTAAGGTGGTCGGACTTCTTAAGTGTGTCAGGTGCCGCATTGCTTTTATCGCTGTTTGCCTGTGCGCTACCTGCGATTGGCTCGGCGAGGGCGTCCATAAGCGATTCGCTGCGCGAAATCCGCTAA
- a CDS encoding hypothetical protein (PFAM: Uncharacterized protein conserved in bacteria (DUF2062)) — MPKRSLRKYLPSPSRLMRVNGIERFGNLLDRRELWHISRTSIARATAIGLFCSMIPLPGQMFVAVFFAIKLSANVPLSFMLIFITNPVTMPVIYLGAYLLGSAVLGTPVLDVTAVDWLNPLSAEFLGIFPAFVLGCAVMGVIAAFLGYFIADGLWRLRISQRITERARKRLAQRRASRN, encoded by the coding sequence ATGCCAAAACGCTCGTTACGAAAGTACCTGCCGAGTCCGTCGCGCTTGATGCGCGTCAATGGAATTGAGCGCTTTGGTAACCTGCTAGACCGTCGAGAGTTGTGGCATATCAGCCGAACATCAATAGCACGTGCAACTGCCATTGGACTCTTTTGCTCGATGATCCCCTTGCCCGGCCAAATGTTTGTCGCGGTGTTTTTCGCTATCAAGCTTAGCGCAAACGTGCCGCTGTCTTTTATGCTGATCTTCATCACCAACCCGGTCACGATGCCTGTCATCTATCTGGGTGCCTACCTCTTAGGCAGTGCCGTGTTGGGGACGCCTGTTTTAGATGTCACTGCGGTGGATTGGCTGAACCCCTTGAGTGCTGAGTTCCTCGGGATCTTCCCCGCGTTTGTTCTCGGCTGCGCGGTTATGGGTGTCATCGCTGCGTTTTTAGGCTACTTCATTGCAGATGGCCTGTGGCGACTTCGGATCAGCCAGCGTATTACTGAGCGGGCACGTAAACGCCTTGCCCAAAGGCGTGCATCGCGAAATTAG